A region from the Pseudomonas cucumis genome encodes:
- the galU gene encoding UTP--glucose-1-phosphate uridylyltransferase GalU, translating into MIRKCLFPAAGYGTRFLPATKAMPKEMLPIVNKPLIQYAVEEARDAGLQHMAIVTGRGKRALEDHFDVSFELEHQIRGTDKERFLEGTRELIDTCTFSYTRQVEMKGLGHAILSGRSLIGDEPFAVVLADDLCLNLEGDGVLAQMLKLYEQFRCSIVAIQEVPREQTQKYGVIAGELIREGIYRVNSMVEKPRPEDAPSNLAIIGRYILTPDIFDLIADTEPGKGGEIQITDALMKQAQDGCVLAYQFKGRRFDCGGAEGYIEATNFCFEHLHQNTL; encoded by the coding sequence ATGATTCGTAAATGCCTATTCCCCGCTGCCGGCTATGGGACCCGCTTTTTGCCCGCCACGAAGGCCATGCCGAAGGAGATGCTGCCGATCGTCAATAAGCCGCTGATCCAGTACGCCGTCGAGGAAGCGCGCGACGCCGGTCTGCAACATATGGCCATCGTCACCGGCCGGGGCAAGCGAGCGCTGGAGGATCATTTCGATGTCAGCTTCGAGCTCGAACACCAGATTCGCGGCACTGATAAGGAGCGATTCCTGGAAGGCACTCGTGAGCTGATCGATACCTGTACTTTTTCCTATACCCGCCAAGTAGAAATGAAGGGCCTGGGTCACGCCATTCTCAGCGGTCGTTCGTTGATCGGTGATGAGCCATTCGCCGTGGTGCTGGCCGATGACCTGTGCCTGAACCTTGAGGGCGATGGCGTGCTGGCGCAAATGCTCAAGCTCTACGAGCAATTCCGCTGCTCGATCGTGGCGATCCAGGAAGTGCCGCGTGAGCAGACTCAAAAGTACGGAGTGATTGCCGGCGAACTGATTCGCGAGGGTATTTACCGGGTTAACAGCATGGTCGAAAAGCCCCGCCCGGAAGACGCCCCGTCCAACCTGGCCATTATCGGCCGGTACATTCTGACCCCCGACATCTTCGACCTGATCGCTGACACCGAACCTGGCAAGGGCGGTGAAATCCAGATTACCGACGCGTTGATGAAACAGGCCCAGGACGGCTGCGTTCTGGCTTATCAATTCAAGGGCCGACGCTTCGATTGCGGCGGCGCCGAAGGTTACATCGAAGCTACCAATTTCTGCTTCGAGCACTTGCATCAAAACACCTTGTGA
- a CDS encoding phosphohexomutase domain-containing protein — translation MKTLSGFKADDSRRPYGADLKNNLAYLIVRAYASELIFPRAQKPPVLLVERIGAFPSSGEIRRQVKDGPALLASIRQRYAADALDIDESDGLNLVFADWRLSLRLLNDDGVTCLTVESRGDSSLMQHKTAELLKQIDAQEAFT, via the coding sequence ATGAAGACATTGAGCGGTTTCAAGGCAGATGACAGTCGCCGCCCGTATGGCGCTGACCTTAAAAACAACCTCGCGTACCTCATCGTGCGCGCCTATGCGTCGGAGCTGATCTTTCCCCGCGCGCAGAAACCGCCGGTGCTGCTGGTGGAGCGCATCGGTGCCTTCCCCTCTTCCGGGGAAATCCGCCGTCAGGTCAAGGATGGTCCGGCGTTACTGGCGAGCATCAGGCAGCGCTACGCCGCCGACGCCCTCGACATCGACGAGAGCGATGGACTGAACCTGGTCTTTGCCGACTGGCGTCTCAGCTTGCGTCTTCTGAACGATGATGGCGTGACGTGCCTGACCGTGGAAAGTCGCGGCGACAGCTCGCTCATGCAGCACAAAACCGCCGAACTGCTGAAGCAGATCGACGCGCAGGAGGCATTTACATGA
- a CDS encoding glycoside hydrolase family 99-like domain-containing protein codes for MKCFTLTISFCLTLFVKGAWATDVGVFYYPGWSKPNIDSWAKIKPYPDREPLLGWYKEGTDTYTKTYTAWMKEYGVDYVIYDWYWEKNGGVKDTTYAVDSFIKNSNSSSIGFSLLWANHSGTPVSYQQFDEIVNYWITHYFGNERYKKINGKPVVFVFSHDRLSADAKTFGATPKELLERARVAAVKAGYKGIYFIGSASADKKFLDFSDLESTYDALSAYNYHLGFAEKKSTRKLSISYPDLAAGYAQSWKWIIKNSNIPYILPLTSGWDRSPWGGSVDPNHDNSVSTPEKFYEHLQKAKAILNRYPNKTLNSVVICCWNEYGEGSYIEPTKQHKFKYLEGVQKYLK; via the coding sequence ATGAAGTGTTTCACCCTGACAATATCTTTTTGCTTGACGTTATTCGTCAAGGGCGCTTGGGCGACTGACGTAGGTGTTTTCTACTACCCTGGATGGAGCAAGCCGAACATCGATTCTTGGGCTAAAATTAAACCTTACCCGGACAGGGAACCATTATTGGGGTGGTATAAGGAAGGAACTGACACATATACCAAAACGTATACTGCATGGATGAAGGAATATGGAGTTGATTATGTAATTTATGACTGGTATTGGGAAAAAAATGGCGGGGTAAAAGATACAACTTATGCTGTTGACTCGTTTATAAAGAATTCGAACTCATCCTCCATTGGGTTCTCCTTGCTCTGGGCTAACCACTCCGGTACACCAGTAAGTTACCAGCAGTTCGATGAAATCGTAAACTACTGGATCACCCATTATTTTGGTAACGAGCGGTACAAAAAAATCAATGGCAAACCGGTGGTTTTTGTATTTTCTCACGATCGACTGAGCGCTGACGCGAAAACGTTTGGTGCGACACCTAAAGAGTTGCTTGAGCGCGCCCGTGTGGCAGCGGTAAAAGCTGGATACAAAGGTATATACTTTATAGGCTCGGCATCAGCAGATAAAAAATTTTTGGACTTCTCAGACTTAGAAAGTACATATGATGCCTTGTCGGCTTACAATTACCACCTCGGATTCGCTGAAAAAAAATCTACCAGGAAGCTATCTATTAGCTATCCGGATCTTGCCGCGGGTTATGCTCAATCATGGAAGTGGATTATCAAAAACAGTAATATTCCCTACATCTTGCCATTAACTTCAGGTTGGGATCGATCCCCTTGGGGTGGCAGCGTCGATCCAAACCATGACAATTCCGTAAGTACACCAGAGAAGTTTTATGAGCACTTACAAAAGGCCAAGGCCATTTTAAATAGATATCCCAATAAAACACTAAACTCAGTTGTTATTTGCTGCTGGAATGAGTATGGGGAGGGGTCATATATAGAGCCAACAAAACAACATAAATTTAAATATCTGGAAGGAGTCCAGAAATACCTAAAATAG
- a CDS encoding undecaprenyl-diphosphate phosphatase, which translates to MDFWTTTQVSILGLVEGLTEFLPISSTGHQIIAADLLDFGGERAMAFNIIIQLGAILAVVWEFRRKILEITTGLPTQRNAQRFTLNLLIGFLPAVVLGVMFADKIHEYLFNPITVAVALVIGGVIMLWAEQREHVVVIDHVDEMRWTDALKVGCAQCLAMIPGTSRSGSTIIGGLLFGLSRKTATEFSFFLAMPTMVGAAVYSGYKYRDLFQSADLPVFALGFVAAFLFAMIAVRGLLKFIANHSYAVFAWYRIAFGLLILATWFLGWIDWNHLPEGA; encoded by the coding sequence ATGGACTTCTGGACCACCACGCAGGTATCGATTCTAGGGTTGGTTGAAGGGCTCACAGAGTTTTTGCCCATCTCCAGTACCGGACACCAGATTATTGCCGCGGACTTGCTCGACTTCGGCGGTGAGCGAGCCATGGCGTTCAATATCATCATTCAGTTGGGGGCCATTCTGGCGGTCGTCTGGGAGTTTCGTCGCAAGATTCTGGAGATCACTACCGGTTTGCCTACCCAGCGTAATGCGCAGCGTTTCACTCTGAATTTGTTGATCGGTTTCTTGCCCGCGGTTGTTCTGGGTGTGATGTTCGCCGACAAAATCCATGAGTATCTTTTCAACCCGATCACCGTAGCCGTGGCGCTGGTGATCGGTGGAGTCATCATGTTGTGGGCCGAACAACGTGAGCATGTGGTGGTTATCGATCACGTTGACGAAATGCGCTGGACCGATGCCTTGAAAGTCGGTTGTGCACAGTGCCTGGCGATGATCCCCGGCACTTCGCGCTCGGGATCGACGATTATCGGCGGGTTGCTGTTTGGCCTGTCACGCAAGACGGCTACCGAGTTTTCGTTCTTCCTGGCGATGCCGACGATGGTGGGGGCCGCGGTGTACTCGGGCTACAAGTACCGCGACCTGTTCCAGTCCGCCGACTTGCCGGTGTTTGCCCTGGGGTTTGTAGCCGCGTTCCTCTTTGCGATGATTGCCGTGCGCGGTTTGCTCAAGTTCATCGCCAATCATAGTTATGCAGTGTTTGCCTGGTACCGGATTGCGTTCGGTTTGCTGATTCTGGCGACATGGTTTTTGGGTTGGATCGACTGGAATCATCTCCCAGAGGGGGCGTAG
- a CDS encoding flippase: METPRPEEDDEKSWGGSVIENDRSMNKTTAFKAISLLWVGSLAGAGFAFLTQVFLARKLGSNDFGAFSSSLTTITLLAPLAGFGISQYWLKAFGQEGWAAKRWLKPSFQFIALSTLSLICSIVVWALYSSHDRLTQNLLLILSLYILGQLSVELVSSKFQLEEKYLHLALWQFFPHFLRCSMVFVTAVMSATPIAAEYYATFFSVIAVVFFLLAIPQLLHMTSGKLALKGHELTSEFEALSVKPSMLSVAGASWPFGVAAFSYLIYFQSNIILLKHLSSNSAAGIYSVAFTIMTAVYLLPSVIYQRFLLPKMHRWANHDREMFYQIYRKGNWLMLLLGTLAMLVILVCADWAVPLLFGEAYRDAASILKILSLSAPIIFLAFSAGATLVTQEHMKVKVKYMAMVAIINVLLNLALIPRFDLRGAAVATVVSNLLLLSLYFYGAQRLVFKNKAPIADAAPYA; the protein is encoded by the coding sequence ATGGAAACACCACGTCCTGAGGAAGATGACGAAAAATCCTGGGGCGGTAGCGTGATTGAGAATGACAGGTCAATGAATAAAACCACAGCGTTCAAGGCTATATCGCTCCTCTGGGTCGGTTCCCTGGCGGGAGCCGGGTTCGCCTTTCTCACTCAGGTATTCCTGGCGAGAAAGTTGGGAAGCAACGATTTCGGTGCTTTTTCGTCGTCACTCACCACCATCACGCTCCTCGCCCCCCTGGCGGGCTTCGGGATATCGCAGTATTGGCTCAAGGCTTTTGGCCAAGAGGGTTGGGCGGCGAAACGCTGGTTGAAACCTTCATTCCAGTTCATCGCGTTAAGTACTTTATCTCTCATCTGCTCCATTGTAGTGTGGGCGCTTTATTCCAGTCATGACCGGTTAACGCAGAACCTGTTGTTGATCCTGTCTCTGTACATACTCGGACAGCTGTCGGTAGAACTGGTGAGCAGCAAGTTTCAGCTTGAAGAAAAATATTTGCACCTAGCGCTTTGGCAGTTTTTCCCGCATTTTCTTCGTTGCTCAATGGTCTTCGTCACGGCGGTCATGAGTGCCACACCGATAGCCGCGGAATACTACGCCACATTTTTCTCGGTGATTGCAGTGGTGTTTTTTTTGTTGGCCATTCCCCAGTTATTGCACATGACAAGTGGAAAGTTGGCCCTGAAAGGCCACGAACTGACCTCTGAATTCGAAGCCCTGTCGGTGAAACCGAGCATGTTAAGCGTTGCCGGCGCCAGTTGGCCGTTCGGTGTCGCAGCGTTCTCTTACCTGATTTATTTTCAAAGCAACATTATCTTGCTCAAACATCTCTCAAGTAATAGCGCCGCCGGTATCTACAGCGTTGCGTTCACCATCATGACCGCCGTGTATTTGTTGCCGAGTGTGATTTATCAGCGGTTCCTGCTGCCCAAGATGCATCGTTGGGCGAACCATGATCGAGAAATGTTTTATCAGATATACCGAAAGGGCAACTGGTTGATGCTGCTGCTTGGAACGCTGGCCATGCTGGTGATTCTGGTCTGTGCGGACTGGGCAGTGCCGCTGCTGTTTGGTGAGGCTTATCGAGACGCTGCGTCGATCTTGAAAATTCTTTCCCTGTCGGCGCCGATCATTTTTCTGGCCTTCAGTGCTGGCGCCACACTGGTGACCCAGGAACACATGAAAGTAAAAGTTAAATACATGGCGATGGTTGCGATAATCAATGTATTGCTCAACCTGGCCTTAATTCCTCGCTTTGACCTGCGTGGCGCCGCGGTAGCGACTGTGGTCAGCAACCTACTGCTATTGTCGTTATATTTTTATGGCGCTCAACGGTTGGTTTTCAAGAACAAAGCTCCGATAGCAGATGCTGCTCCCTATGCCTAA
- a CDS encoding UDP-N-acetylmuramate dehydrogenase, translated as MNAEKSIKKIQDRDVHSMDQELSDVRTFLTQEEIWFKENYDIKYDTYFKSGGSVKLFICPQTRGKMKQIIEKLIKSNITYKVIGFTSNVLFFDQIEYSVILSTKNLTCITKNDDIVEVDSGYSLQDFVRVAVLEEANGFEGLEGIPGSIGGGVCMNAGAYGYAISQNIISVDCIDETGKAITLTKEECGFSHRKSLFQSRDLIILCARFKFLKGNAKKIADNIETFHIARHSYQEFVYPNLGSMFSISGDPYGALLKHEGRVEKVIYYIFKLLYKNPVAKFINRKKPRNTAMNNLFLDRFKHTQYTPSNKSLNILINDGKTPVESHLKYIMEFEKRLGDRFSIENEMIIGPAYRVDNGFKSNHEKIISYLSSKAKFNHK; from the coding sequence ATGAACGCGGAAAAATCGATCAAAAAAATCCAAGATAGAGACGTCCATTCAATGGATCAGGAACTGTCTGACGTGAGAACGTTCTTGACCCAAGAAGAAATTTGGTTCAAAGAAAATTACGATATAAAATATGATACATATTTTAAGTCTGGCGGATCAGTAAAGCTTTTCATTTGCCCTCAAACACGGGGGAAGATGAAGCAGATAATTGAGAAATTAATTAAAAGCAATATCACATACAAAGTAATTGGATTTACCTCAAATGTACTATTTTTCGATCAAATCGAGTATTCCGTAATTCTGTCAACGAAAAACCTGACCTGTATAACCAAGAATGACGATATAGTTGAGGTAGACAGTGGCTATTCTTTGCAGGACTTCGTTCGCGTTGCTGTACTTGAAGAAGCAAACGGATTTGAGGGATTAGAAGGAATCCCTGGAAGTATCGGCGGCGGAGTATGCATGAATGCGGGGGCATACGGATATGCAATATCTCAGAACATCATATCGGTAGATTGCATAGATGAAACTGGAAAAGCAATAACACTAACCAAAGAAGAATGTGGTTTTAGTCATCGGAAATCACTATTTCAGAGTCGTGATCTTATAATTCTTTGCGCCCGTTTTAAATTCCTTAAGGGAAACGCGAAAAAAATCGCGGACAATATCGAGACTTTCCATATTGCTCGCCACTCGTATCAAGAGTTTGTATATCCTAATCTGGGAAGCATGTTTTCTATAAGCGGCGACCCCTATGGAGCACTGCTTAAGCATGAAGGAAGAGTGGAGAAAGTAATTTATTATATATTCAAATTACTATACAAAAACCCAGTGGCAAAATTTATCAATAGAAAGAAGCCTAGAAATACGGCAATGAATAATTTGTTTCTTGATAGATTCAAACACACCCAGTACACACCTTCCAATAAAAGCTTAAACATACTAATTAACGACGGAAAAACTCCAGTTGAATCGCACCTCAAATATATTATGGAATTTGAGAAACGGCTGGGCGATCGATTCAGCATAGAAAATGAAATGATTATTGGGCCTGCGTATCGCGTAGATAATGGATTTAAGTCTAATCACGAAAAAATAATTAGTTACCTATCATCAAAAGCTAAATTTAATCACAAATAG
- a CDS encoding polysaccharide pyruvyl transferase family protein: MKIALITIHHANSYGGTLQALASQNVLSRYGDVNIIDYKSKELESTLKLIRVNSNPRSIFRAGKDFFRIIPRRRLIAKFREFMRVHYKLTPACQDLQALQTLSSDFDCVVCGSDQIWNPMITGELDLNYMLAFSRAKKKISFSSSAGSYHYSDEEELKVRKALSTFDSISVREEDTARNLRRMLGNQKVDHTLDPTLMLNKQEWMQSLQLSSQAPGTANKYILVYTLKKDALIRETINRIRTVLGLRVVAIDQDPFLGYKSDRHIMDASPVDYVSLFANASFVITNSFHGTAFALNFGIPFVTALPESGLNRIKGLLDKVGLTDRLVTRLSDVNSVVVKPIDFTRSHQQLETLRQATWNYLDGALASKIVKKPIEFS; this comes from the coding sequence TTGAAAATTGCATTGATTACCATACACCACGCCAACAGTTACGGCGGAACACTACAGGCGCTTGCCAGCCAGAACGTGCTATCGAGATATGGCGACGTCAACATCATTGACTACAAAAGTAAAGAGTTGGAAAGCACGTTAAAACTGATTCGGGTCAATAGTAACCCCCGCAGTATTTTCAGAGCCGGTAAGGACTTCTTTCGAATCATTCCTCGCAGAAGGTTGATCGCGAAGTTCAGAGAGTTTATGCGGGTTCACTACAAATTGACGCCCGCGTGCCAGGATTTGCAAGCGCTTCAAACCTTGTCCAGTGACTTTGATTGTGTGGTGTGTGGCAGCGACCAGATATGGAACCCGATGATTACGGGTGAGCTGGATTTGAACTATATGTTGGCGTTTTCCCGAGCGAAAAAGAAGATTTCGTTTTCATCCAGCGCGGGTTCTTACCATTATTCCGACGAGGAAGAGCTCAAGGTCAGAAAGGCATTGTCGACCTTTGACAGCATTTCCGTGCGGGAAGAGGACACGGCGCGAAACCTGCGCAGAATGCTGGGTAACCAAAAAGTCGATCATACCCTGGATCCTACCTTGATGCTTAACAAGCAGGAATGGATGCAGAGCCTGCAGCTTTCCAGTCAGGCGCCAGGCACCGCTAATAAATACATTCTTGTTTATACCCTGAAGAAAGATGCGCTGATCCGGGAGACCATCAACAGAATAAGGACCGTTTTAGGGCTGCGGGTTGTGGCGATCGATCAGGACCCGTTCCTGGGCTACAAAAGTGATCGGCACATAATGGATGCCAGTCCGGTTGATTATGTTTCGCTATTCGCCAATGCGTCCTTCGTGATCACTAATTCATTCCATGGCACCGCTTTTGCCTTGAACTTCGGTATTCCGTTTGTGACCGCATTGCCGGAAAGCGGATTGAACAGAATCAAAGGGCTTCTGGATAAAGTCGGTTTGACTGATCGTCTGGTGACCCGCTTGAGTGACGTCAACTCGGTCGTCGTAAAACCCATCGATTTCACGCGCAGTCATCAGCAACTGGAGACGCTGAGGCAGGCGACCTGGAATTATCTCGATGGGGCCCTTGCAAGCAAAATAGTAAAAAAGCCAATTGAATTTTCATGA
- a CDS encoding low molecular weight protein-tyrosine-phosphatase, protein MLKRVLIVCVGNICRSPTAEYLLRGALVHSDIEVSSAGLAALAGKPIEPTAHAVLKEHGHLPDGHEAVQLTSQAVSEADLILVMERRHVSGVLNIAPEARGKVLLLGKWQDDREISDPYRQGKPAFVHAYALIEEAVLAWAQRLAR, encoded by the coding sequence TTGCTTAAAAGGGTTTTGATTGTCTGCGTCGGCAATATTTGCCGCAGTCCCACCGCGGAGTATCTGCTACGCGGGGCACTCGTTCATTCCGATATCGAGGTCAGCTCGGCTGGCCTCGCTGCCTTGGCGGGCAAACCCATCGAGCCGACGGCACACGCCGTACTCAAGGAACATGGTCATCTGCCCGATGGGCATGAGGCCGTTCAACTCACGTCTCAAGCCGTCAGCGAGGCGGACTTGATTCTGGTGATGGAGCGACGGCATGTCAGCGGGGTACTCAACATTGCCCCTGAAGCGCGAGGCAAAGTGTTGCTGTTGGGCAAATGGCAAGACGATCGCGAAATCAGCGACCCCTACCGTCAAGGCAAACCTGCTTTTGTGCACGCTTATGCGTTGATCGAAGAAGCCGTACTCGCATGGGCACAGCGCCTGGCGCGCTGA
- a CDS encoding polysaccharide biosynthesis tyrosine autokinase, giving the protein MQQAPVVNVRDDDNDEIDLLGLFGTLIDHKWLIAAVTGAFMVAGVAYAVLATPVYQANALLQVEAKKNDLLGFSDIGSMLGKESPSATEIELIQSRSVIGKTVDNLKLDIVIQPNYFPVVGEFLARRFQNNNPGEIADPLLGLNSFAWGGESLKIFKLDLPDSQLGKKLTLTAGENGHYTLVDEDDNLLAASQAGQLFEQNGVAFQIEEMHANPGTRFRIIRNSRLTSILDYQEDLGVAERGKESGMIGLALESTDPNQAIKILNEIAAIYVRQNVERTSAEAAQSLAFLKEQLPVVKKDLEKAGNALNEYQTRSKSVDITLETKAILDQIVGLDTSISELKLQQAEMDRKFTRQHPAYRALLTQIGELSSKQKSLASKVESLPSTQQELLSLTRDVEVGTAIYTQLLNKSQELDVMRAGTVGNVRLIDTADVNFLKPVKPKKALIVLIATLLGGFLAVALVLVRKALNRGLESPEAIEQLGLPVYASIPYSTLQKTEEDKVSRGRGRPGTGSTLLAVSHPTDLAVEALRSLRTSLHFAMHESDNNRLMISGPSPQVGKTFVSANLGVVIAQTGLRVLLIDVDMRKGYLHKVLGVSSDNGLSDILARRCDVTTAIHKTQIDNFDFVSRGQIPPNPSELLMHANFSALLEQASELYDLVILDTPPLLAVTDAAIVGRLSGTNLIVARYGLNPAKEIELTVRRFSQNGVAIKGAIFNGVEKKASNKYGYSDYGYYHYAYASDKS; this is encoded by the coding sequence ATGCAGCAAGCACCGGTAGTTAACGTGCGGGACGACGACAATGACGAGATTGATCTTCTCGGCTTGTTTGGAACACTCATCGACCATAAATGGCTGATTGCCGCGGTTACCGGTGCCTTCATGGTGGCTGGGGTCGCGTACGCGGTGCTTGCGACCCCGGTATACCAGGCGAATGCGCTGTTGCAGGTCGAAGCGAAAAAGAACGATTTGTTGGGTTTCTCCGATATCGGCAGCATGCTGGGCAAGGAGTCTCCTTCGGCCACCGAGATCGAGCTGATCCAGTCCCGCTCCGTGATTGGCAAAACCGTCGACAACTTGAAACTTGATATTGTCATACAGCCAAATTACTTTCCGGTGGTCGGTGAGTTCCTCGCGCGTCGATTCCAGAATAATAATCCCGGTGAAATAGCCGACCCCTTGTTGGGGTTGAACAGTTTCGCGTGGGGAGGGGAGTCGCTGAAGATATTTAAACTGGATCTTCCCGACTCACAACTGGGCAAGAAGTTGACCCTGACCGCGGGTGAAAATGGTCATTACACCCTGGTGGACGAAGACGACAACCTATTGGCAGCCAGCCAGGCGGGACAACTTTTTGAACAAAATGGCGTTGCGTTTCAGATAGAGGAAATGCACGCCAATCCTGGAACCCGCTTCAGAATCATCCGAAATTCTCGCCTGACCAGCATCCTCGACTATCAAGAGGATTTGGGTGTTGCCGAGCGCGGAAAAGAGTCGGGCATGATCGGTTTGGCGCTAGAAAGTACAGATCCGAACCAAGCCATTAAAATACTCAATGAAATTGCCGCTATTTATGTGCGACAAAACGTAGAGCGCACTTCAGCTGAGGCAGCGCAGAGCCTGGCGTTTCTAAAAGAGCAACTTCCGGTGGTCAAGAAGGACCTGGAAAAAGCCGGGAATGCCTTGAATGAATACCAGACACGCAGCAAGTCCGTGGACATCACGCTCGAAACCAAAGCCATTCTCGATCAGATTGTCGGGCTTGATACCAGCATCTCCGAGTTGAAGTTGCAGCAAGCCGAGATGGACCGCAAGTTCACCCGCCAACATCCCGCCTATCGTGCATTGTTGACCCAGATTGGTGAGTTGAGCAGCAAGCAGAAAAGTTTGGCGTCCAAGGTGGAGAGCCTTCCCTCCACCCAGCAAGAGCTGCTGAGCCTTACCCGGGATGTAGAAGTCGGTACGGCCATTTATACCCAACTGCTGAACAAGTCTCAGGAGCTGGATGTAATGCGCGCGGGCACCGTCGGTAACGTGCGTCTGATCGACACCGCGGACGTTAATTTTCTCAAACCGGTCAAACCGAAAAAAGCCTTGATTGTATTGATCGCCACCCTTCTTGGCGGGTTCCTGGCGGTGGCCTTGGTGCTGGTACGCAAGGCGCTGAACCGGGGGCTGGAAAGCCCGGAAGCCATTGAGCAACTTGGGTTGCCGGTCTACGCGTCGATTCCTTACAGCACTCTGCAGAAAACCGAAGAAGACAAAGTCTCCCGCGGAAGAGGACGTCCCGGTACAGGTTCTACTTTGTTGGCTGTCAGTCATCCCACCGACCTGGCAGTCGAGGCGTTGCGCAGTTTACGGACCAGTCTGCACTTCGCCATGCACGAGTCTGACAACAACCGCCTGATGATTTCCGGGCCCAGCCCTCAGGTGGGTAAAACGTTTGTGTCGGCCAACCTCGGAGTGGTGATAGCACAAACCGGGTTGCGGGTATTGCTGATTGACGTCGACATGCGCAAGGGCTACCTGCACAAAGTATTGGGTGTTTCTTCGGACAACGGGCTCTCCGATATCCTGGCCCGGCGCTGCGATGTAACCACCGCTATCCATAAGACCCAAATCGACAACTTCGATTTTGTCAGTCGAGGCCAAATCCCGCCCAATCCTTCCGAGTTACTGATGCACGCCAATTTCAGCGCGCTATTGGAGCAGGCGAGTGAGCTCTACGATCTGGTAATTCTCGATACGCCGCCACTACTGGCGGTGACAGACGCGGCAATCGTCGGGCGTTTGTCCGGGACCAACCTGATCGTGGCGCGCTATGGTCTGAACCCGGCGAAAGAAATCGAGTTGACGGTCCGCCGGTTCTCCCAGAATGGCGTGGCCATTAAAGGTGCGATTTTCAATGGCGTGGAGAAAAAAGCCTCCAATAAATATGGCTACAGTGATTATGGTTACTACCACTATGCCTACGCCTCTGACAAAAGTTGA
- the rfaH gene encoding transcription/translation regulatory transformer protein RfaH, producing MNAIAEHAAKAWYLLQCKPKQDERAEEHLQRQGYACFRSTYRRERVLRGQRRVISESLFPGYLFIQLSLQDSWGPLRSTRGVSRVVGFGGQPLPIRDALIDELQERDSQAIVTTLLRHGDTVRITEGPFSDLEAVFLAMDGEERVLLMMNFLQREQQISLPLAGVNKI from the coding sequence ATGAACGCGATTGCAGAGCACGCCGCCAAAGCCTGGTATCTGCTTCAGTGCAAGCCCAAACAGGATGAACGCGCCGAAGAGCATTTACAGCGCCAGGGCTACGCCTGTTTTCGCTCGACCTACCGGCGTGAGCGCGTTTTGCGCGGACAGCGTCGAGTGATCAGCGAGTCGTTGTTTCCGGGCTATCTGTTTATTCAACTGAGCCTTCAGGACAGTTGGGGCCCGCTGCGCTCGACCCGTGGCGTTTCGCGAGTTGTCGGGTTCGGCGGTCAGCCACTGCCGATCCGCGATGCGCTGATCGACGAGCTCCAGGAGCGAGACAGCCAGGCGATTGTGACAACGTTGTTGAGGCACGGAGATACGGTGCGCATCACTGAAGGCCCGTTCTCCGATCTCGAGGCGGTATTCCTGGCCATGGACGGCGAGGAACGAGTGCTGCTGATGATGAATTTCCTGCAGCGTGAACAGCAGATCAGCCTGCCATTGGCGGGCGTTAACAAGATTTAG